The following is a genomic window from Daphnia magna isolate NIES linkage group LG4, ASM2063170v1.1, whole genome shotgun sequence.
CGCGGTACGTGTATTCACAATTCACTTCAATACATTCAGAATGTAAGAAAATGTCTTTGAACAGGCTTCTGTGGTCAGCGTAAAGTCGATTCCAGCCGCATTGTTGGCGGAGTAGAAGCTGTCCCCCATGAATTTCCCTGGTATTCGGTTCATCATTATTTCACCTacgaattttaaaaacaaaagattttaacaaaaatttgaataacaTAAAGGCAGGTGGCCGTCCTTATCGATGGCAGTGGCTTCTGCGGAGGCAGTTTGATCTCTCCCGACTGGGTTTTGACGGCGGCTCACTGCGCTGATGGCGCTAACCGATTCAGCATCACATTGGGCGCTCACGATCGTACCGCTAACGAGCCATCGCAAGTCACCGTCTCCACCACCACCTACACCGTCCACCCCGGATGGAATCCTTCCACCTTGGCCGATGATCTTGCCCTCATCCGCTTGCCATCTCCCGTTGCCTTCACCCGTAAGTTGGTGCacgtttcatttttcttccccGCAcgacatttttcattttcaaaatatcATCACAGCTGAAATCGCTCCCATCTGTTTGGCACCTTCCACCGAATCCAACCACGTTGGAGATACTCTCCTGGTCAGCGGATGGGGCAAAACAGCCGACGGTATCCTGGAAGGCGTTTCTCCAGTCCTGATGAAGGTGACCGCCCCTGGAATCACGACGGCCGAATGCGCTGCCGTTTACGGTGACATCATTACTGACAATATCCTGTGTATCGACACTACCGGAGGACATGGCTCCTGCAACGTAAGTGTTCCAGCGATTCAAATTCTGAATCTTCTGTggtgatttgatttgatttgtttgaatTACAGGGTGACTCTGGTGGCCCATTGAGCTTCGACAATGCCGGTGTTTACAACCAGGTCGGTATCGTTAGCTTCGGTGCTCGCGCCGGTTGCGCTGATGGATTCCCCGCTGGATTCACCCGTGTTTCCAGCTACAGCCAATGGATCGCCTGACACCACTGGTCTGATCATCTaaatttgttttccccctTGAATTGTGTTTTTGGGGTGTGTATTTCGgcattttattgtttatttttgtttgacgCTGATCTTGTTGTCTAATGAGGTTCGTTTTGAAAACATTAAACATCAATATACACCATAagatttgttgaaaaagaaatgccataTCCGTTGCATTTCATAACTGGATGTTTAGTAAACAAATTACGTCTCTTAGCAAAACGATCGAATGAAACAAGTAAAGATAAAAACATGATGAAAGGACTTGTGGCATGAGCTTGCGCACGTTGGCCACGAATAAAAACATTGCCGACATTGGGTAAAACCAAGTGTACCGAAAATAATCAATCTATACCGTATACttgatttttgaatatttaTCTGGCCAGTTCACTTATATCATCACCCAAACAGTTGGTGCTTTTGACCTCACCTGTCAAGCATATCAGAATTTGTATGCTATAGGACCGGTTCAGACTTGATTACAGCAATTTTCATCATCGCACGCAATCAATTTACCTGTAGACGTATAAACATTTCCTTTCAAATTACGCATTTAGTTGCGGCCAACTGCAGTAAGAAAGCGATCAAGCGCCGAAAGAGTTTTCAGGCACAGCtataaatattatttaacGGTTAGAACGTGATGGCTTTCTCACGTGCCGTATGACGAAATGAAGAACGTGTGAGTGATGGATGGAAAAACACCGGACTGATAAAAGAAACTTTTGGACTGTTTTGAAACAAAGAGCATCGTGTATACAGCTATCTCGTATACATATTGCATCCGATGCGCCATTTGTCAATAAAAGTAGAATAATATAAATACAAGTCAACTAGATTATCCAGGTTATACTCTTTCTTTTACCTGTCCGTTTAGCTTGAAGAAGTCAACATGAGGTTTTTAGCAGCTTTGCTCTTCGCAGTCGTTGTTGCCCAGGTatatacacaaacaaaaaactccCAGCCGTTAGCCAGCAGAATTTTAATTGCATTATATTTAAAAGGTGGCGGCTAGAGATCTGTCCAAATATCAGGATCGATCCGTTTTGTTCCCTCGACCACCTGTAGCACAAAAGAATCAGTACGTCCCTGTTAAACGCGCTGCTACCGTCGACACCCGAGGTAATTCAAATCAATTAGCATTTTTTAATGCAactcttaattttgtttttaaaatgaattcTTACAGGCTTTTGTGGTACAGTCAAAACCTCCAATCAAGATCGCATTGTAGGTGGCACTGAGGCCGTTCCAAATTCTCTTCCATGGTCAGATCTGATTCCAATTAACTAAAATGAACTGTCTGTGTATTGAAATCTGTGTGTTTCATTGGGTACATGCAGGCAAGTGGCTTTGTTTATCGATGATCAATACTTCTGTGGTGGTTCCCTCATCTCGCCCGACTGGGTTTTGACTGCTGCCCGTAAGTCAATTGTTGCTCCATTTTTGTTCCAGTTTCGATTATTAATGTGTACGTTAACTTGAAGATTGCGCTGATAATGCCACCTTCTTCAACATTATGCTTGGAGCACACAATGTCCGCTTGACGGCTGCCGAAGAACCTAATCGCGTTGAATATCGATCTGAAGTGTACACTATTCACCCCAACTGGGGCCCGAATTTGTTGCGCAACGACATGGCTCTCATCAAGCTTCCTGAGTCAGTTACTTTTACCGGTACGTATACTTATATATTCAATACTTTTATCCTCAGAGATAAAAAATTgttatatttaaataaatgtagACGCAATTTCACCCATCTGTTTGGCTCCCGCTACTGAACCTTCTCACGCCGGAGATCCTCTGCATGTCAGCGGATGGGGCAAACCGTCGGATGGTAATGAGAATTTTCACTTTTTGAAAAGCTCATTCAGTATTTAAATTCGAATGTCGATTACTCGTAGCCGCCACTGGCATTTCTCCAGTTCTTCGTGAAGTCGATGTAGTTGGTATTACCAATGAGGAATGTGTCGCAGCTTACAGCGTCCTCACGATCCGCGAAAGCAACATTTGCGTCTCCACCTTAGGTGGAAAAAGCTCTTGCAACGTAAGATGAAATGAATGATttcagatttgttttttttttttttgtgttaattATGGATATAATCTTTGAATTTTCATAATTTTAGGGTGACTCTGGTGGCCCATTGAGCTTCATCAATAACGGCGTTTACAATCAAGTGGGCGTTGTCAGCTTCGGTTCCAATCAAGGCTGCGAAC
Proteins encoded in this region:
- the LOC116921415 gene encoding brachyurin; amino-acid sequence: MRFLAALLFAVVVAQVAARDLSKYQDRSVLFPRPPVAQKNQYVPVKRAATVDTRGFCGTVKTSNQDRIVGGTEAVPNSLPWQVALFIDDQYFCGGSLISPDWVLTAAHCADNATFFNIMLGAHNVRLTAAEEPNRVEYRSEVYTIHPNWGPNLLRNDMALIKLPESVTFTDAISPICLAPATEPSHAGDPLHVSGWGKPSDAATGISPVLREVDVVGITNEECVAAYSVLTIRESNICVSTLGGKSSCNGDSGGPLSFINNGVYNQVGVVSFGSNQGCELEIPAGFARVSSFTDWISSVTGLVI